In the genome of Conger conger chromosome 8, fConCon1.1, whole genome shotgun sequence, one region contains:
- the LOC133134871 gene encoding pericentriolar material 1 protein-like isoform X6: MATGGAPFDSTDEQELANWTLGNGSLDDRLNNMDWDVPQKKANRSSEKNKKKFGAVVESRLTNDISPESTPGAGRRRARTPHSFPRSQYSAQMSVPEQAELDRLKQRINFTDLDERSIGSDSQGRATAANNQRQLSENKKAFNFLPLHVNTNKSRELAASACGGEVAKRQSAGRDILTGVPGKDALHAEWSSLLEDGTGEPGIDSSQVVSRLVQIREYIAMACCMPDDLVEKNDIPANVEHLAHLIDHLKEQEKSCLKFLQKLLARENEEDDIRTIDSAVGSGSVAESTSLNIEVHSEASDATEASHAVRPRPRIEDSLGRSVSPEVGSLYDLTAAAAPTGGGAWPDRIVSQRLGKGRDLHGEAKEELENLRKQHELLKHMLLQQEQLRALQGRQAALLAMQQKAEQAIAVMDESVVTETTGSVSGISITSELNDELNDLIQRFHNQLHDSQTKAVPDNRRQAQSLSLTREVARSRGPPGADPASLPCAEMAQLQELQDKKQTMDKILQELHTLRDHTLNNNSCRLTQAPSQRSSSGPVLSRGANGRGVTRLDPPASQHSPETDCHPAQKLRKLKEVHKRLNELRELVHYYEQTSDMMVDTVNENVKDEDTEEDSIFEPMFDSEQENMEPITNLRNPQRPGNWMDMNSLTGAHGNGNQDGRLNTEREINNRSAANLRSLNIPSAIECQYNLDRSRGEEGGEMEERPRGRAGAAGGGGSSGDSRRSSREEDPEFLQKVHRLRSAKEKLRHLQQLVAMVQSDDTDDATANASSVADDDGPNQQPNNRRAAGPKPQKDLTLTEKEREKFYEAKLKQQQQELRQLHDERQHLINIKGEIQDLRWACPDLQPPAAVSHGPAPTGHAPAAASTPAVNASGAALNRTVEPTATAAPDNKLWAEMHRHQILREHLRQRRKHLESLMEEHQRRKVLNDSPHAGQGTPQAPEHPGRDERTMAAWGGASPGVHDEYEDDVLLEVGPELEEEEEADTSSSEDFPSYSSRKRRSHSSRKSRDRSLQTSDPRSASGSARPSPRSRQEEQEEQQQEERSMSRRRQENPRWASELSFLEEKRHWQEQISQLQKQLDFSTSMCQTLMQDQQALSYMLPSLMSASYSMLPNSVGSPPVHLVMHQLNQCYAQLAWQQSNVQRLKQVLTDLQKQQQSQPMEQSPTQDPSPTFPPLHLPPPLNALNLPGLGNYSYLPPGFGYSPVFPPGMGEFYQNPGAQDNSSPPQGDANGESVCFPQPFESSMGSGDKRNRMKSEGGSNPVTPGPADPSEQPRRGGARQQPPRVPGARQTGGALMGSLSSVPDPSDPTTVTKSFRSKKASAQALLASRDKTPKAQTRRRRGKTHGRKAGCAVPGLESDSVSSVSDYHGKDKAVQSQGRESERPEKILEKLTQEKRSSKPQVKTSNDLSSAYAWRTPFLSNRIACTEVQDTSSDFSLFEALRETIYSEVATLISQNESRPHFLIELFHELQLLNTDYLRQRALFALQDIVSRHLTEKDVGEEPTASLSSAAWAASNSELTPSESVATSDADVSEKNMAKALHVSKNHNDDGVSLDDESILSTSSNLDPFASDDLGPPEGQDILGQMFSGVRCPQIDTQQLDRQIKAIMSEVLPFLQEHMEDVCSTQLLTTIRRMVMQLTQQNDESKEFVRFFHKQLGGILQESLSKFCGRTLKECGEDLLVAISETLFNELAFFRLMQDFDCGTAAPPKRKFGKREGAMMARRSAPMTRENKSPEDQSFAEGFHDEDKTEICVVLQDKDDTEKGNVTIEPETKESRSSDASEREEEEEDDDDSEGLPLSIRLSKAETQPLTNYGSGEDENEDEELEEFQAGPADVQTSLQASSDLASHQEQKTNEIQEDGRHKGKFAEGATECCEVSSARSDSAEGQEQSRPTAAARPENHPPCPGPSQSQPLSPEATPTCSPDTDSPVMINEDEVGSGNLSQKSDEDDFVKVEDLPLRLAVLSEERLKMTAEEQQQPNNVSPDKPGGIVGDCQTVKEAETAGAQSA; the protein is encoded by the exons ATGGCAACTGGCGGAGCACCATTTGACTCTACTGATGAACAGGAGCTGGCAAACTGGACCTTAGGGAATGGGAGTCTGGATGACCGATTGAACAATATG GACTGGGATGTTCCACAGAAGAAAGCTAACAGGTCATcagagaaaaacaagaaaaagttTGGCGCGGTGGTGGAAAGTCGGCTGACCAATGACATCTCCCCGGAATCCACCCCGGGGGCGGGGCGCCGACGGGCTCGTACCCCCCACTCGTTTCCCCGCTCCCAGTACAGCGCCCAGATGTCTGTCCCCGAGCAGGCTGAGCTGGACCGCCTCAAACAGAGGATCAACTTCACCGATTTAGACGAG AGAAGCATTGGAAGTGATTCTCAAGGCCGGGCCACTGCTGCAAATAACCAAAGGCAActctctgaaaacaaaaaggCCTTTAATTTCCTGCCGCTGCACGTCAACACTAATAAGAGCAGAGAGCTCGCTGCTTCAGCCTGCGGCGGTGAAGTTGCTAAGAGACAGAGCGCCGGTCGAGATATCTTGACCGGGGTCCCAGGCAAGGATGCCCTGCACGCTGAGTGGTCATCTCTGCTTGAGGACGGAACAGGAGAACCAGGCATCGACAGCAGTCAG GTTGTCAGCAGGCTCGTTCAGATTAGGGAGTATATCGCCATGGCCTGCTGCATGCCAGATGACCTGGTGGAAAAAAACGATATCCCAGCCAATGTTGAGCATTTAGCACATCTAATAGACCATCTAAAGGAGCAGGAAAAGTCCTGCTTGAAATTTCTACAAAAGTTGTTG GCTCGAGAGAACGAGGAAGACGACATTCGCACCATCGACTCCGCGGTCGGGTCCGGCTCCGTGGCAGAGAGCACGTCTCTGAACATAGAGGTGCATTCCGAGGCCTCGGATGCCACG GAGGCGTCTCACGCGGTGAGACCTCGGCCCCGCATTGAGGACAGTCTAGGGAGGTCCGTGTCCCCAGAAGTGGGCTCGCTCTATGACCTCACTGCGGCGGCAGCCCCCACTGGCGGGGGGGCCTGGCCTGATAGGATTGTTAGCCAGCGTCTGGGAAAG GGGCGGGACCTGCACGGCGAGGcgaaggaggagctggagaaccTGCGGAAGCAGCACGAGCTGCTGAAACACATGctgctgcagcaggagcagctgcGGGCGCTGCAGGGCAGACAGGCTGCGCTGCTGGCCATGCAGCAGAAGGCCGAGCAGGCCATCGCTGTCATGGACGAGTCCG TCGTCACTGAAACTACAGGCAGTGTCTCTGGAATCAGCATCACGTCTGAGCTGAACGACGAGCTGAATGACTTAATCCAGCGGTTCCACAACCAGCTCCATGACTCGCAG ACGAAGGCGGTGCCGGACAACAGGCGACAGGCCCAAAGCCTGTCGCTCACGCGGGAGGTGGCCCGTAGCAGGGGCCCTCCTGGGGCCGACCCCGCCTCCCTCCCCTGCGCCGAAATGGCCCagctgcaggagctgcaggACAAGAAGCAGACCATGGACAAAATCCTGCAGGAGCTCCACACCCTGAGAGACCACACTCTAAACAACAACTCCT GTCGGCTGACCCAGGCCCCGTCTCAGAGAAGCAGCTCTGGGCCAGTCCTCAGCAGAGGGGCCAACGGCCGCGGAGTGACCAGACTGGACCCCCCCGCCTCCCAGCACAGTCCCGAAACAGACTGCCACCCGGCCCAGAAACTCAG GAAGCTGAAGGAGGTCCATAAGCGGCTGAACGAGCTGCGGGAGCTGGTGCATTACTACGAGCAGACCTCGGACATGATGGTGGACACGGTCAACGAGAACGTCAAGGACGAGGACACCGAGGAGGACTCCATCTTCGAGCCCATGTTTGACTCTGAGCAGGAGAACATGGAGCCCATCACAAACCTACG AAACCCACAGCGTCCAGGGAACTGGATGGACATGAATAGCCTGACCGGCGCCCACGGCAACGGAAACCAAGATGGACGGCTAAACACGGAGCGCGAGATAAACAACCGCTCGGCCGCCAACCTCAGGAGCTTGAATATCCCATCCGCCATCG AGTGTCAGTACAACCTGGACCGCTCCCGCGGTGAGGAGGGCGGGGAGATGGAGGAGCGCCcccggggcagggcgggggcggCGGGAGGTGGGGGCAGCTCCGGGGACAGCCGCAGGAGCAGCCGGGAGGAGGACCCGGAGTTCCTGCAGAAGGTGCACCGGCTCCGCTCGGCCAAGGAGAAGCTCCGCCACCTGCAGCAGCTGGTCGCCATGGTGCAG AGTGATGACACGGACGACGCCACGGCTAACGCTTCCAGTGTCGCCGATGACGACGGACCGAACCAGCAACCCAACAACAGGAGAGCCGCAGGCCCAAAGCCTCAGAAAGACCTGACTCTCACGGAGAAAGAAAG AGAGAAGTTCTACGAGGCGAAgctgaagcagcagcagcaggagctgaGGCAGCTCCATGACGAGCGCCAGCATCTGATCAACATCAAGGGCGAGATCCAGGACCTGCGCTGGGCGTGTCCCGACCTGCAG CCTCCCGCGGCGGTTAGCCACGGCCCCGCGCCGACAGGCCACGCCCCTGCGGCCGCCTCCACGCCCGCCGTCAACGCCAGCGGAGCTGCGCTCAACCGCACCGTAGAGCCCACCGCCACGGCTGCCCCCGACAACAAG CTGTGGGCGGAGATGCACAGACACCAGATCCTGCGGGAACACCTGAGACAGAGGAGGAAGCACCTTGAATCTTTAATGGAGGAACACCAGAGACGCAAAGTGCTCAACGACTCCCCCCACGCCGGCCAGGGGACGCCGCAGGCCCCGGAGCACCCTGGGAGAGATGAGAG GACGATGGCTGCGTGGGGCGGGGCGTCGCCAGGGGTGCATGACGAGTATGAAGACGACGTGCTGTTGGAGGTGGGGCCTgagctggaggaagaggaggaggcggaCACGAGCTCCAGCGAAGACTTCCCCTCGTATTCCAGCCGAAAGCGCAGGTCTCACAGCTCGAGGAAGTCACGAGACCG CTCCCTGCAGACCTCGGACCCGCGCTCGGCAAGCGGGAGCGCCCGGCCCTCCCCCAGGTCacggcaggaggagcaggaggagcagcagcaggaggagcgcAGCATGAGCAGGAGGCGGCAGGAGAACCCGCGCTGGGCCTCGGAGCTGTCCTTCCTGGAGGAGAAACGCCACTGGCAGGAGCAGATCTCCCAGCTCCAGAAGCAGCTGGACTTCAGCACCTCCATGTGCCAGACCCTCATGCAGGACCAGCAG GCCCTGTCCTACATGCTCCCCTCCTTGATGAGCGCCTCCTACAGCATGCTGCCGAACAGCGTCGGATCTCCGCCGGTGCACCTCGTCATGCACCAGCTCAACCAGTGCTACGCGCAGTTGGCATGGCAACAGAGCAACGTTCAAAG ACTGAAGCAGGTGCTGACTGACctgcagaagcagcagcagtctCAGCCGATGGAACAAAGCCCAACTCAGGATCCCAGTCCCACATTCCCGCCTCTCCACTTACCTCCCCCGCTAAATGCCCTCAACCTGCCCGGGCTCGGAAACTACTCCTATCTGCCTCCCG GGTTTGGCTACAGCCCTGTGTTTCCCCCGGGCATGGGGGAGTTCTACCAGAACCCTGGGGCCCAGGATAACAGCTCGCCCCCGCAGGGCGATGCTAACGGCGAGAGCGTCTGTTTCCCCCAGCCTTTCGAGAGCTCCATGGGCAGCGGGGACAAACG GAACAGGATGAAGAGCGAGGGCGGCAGCAACCCTGTGACCCCGGGCCCCGCGGACCCCAGCGAGCAGCCCCGGAGAGGCGGGGCCAGGCAGCAGCCTCCCAGAGTCCCCGGGGCCAGACAGACTGGCGGTGCGTTGATGGGGAGCCTCAGTAGCGTCCCGGACCCCTCGGACCCCACCACCGTCACCAAGTCCTTCAGATCCAAGAAGGCCTCTGCCCAGGCCCTCCTGGCCTCCAGAGACAAAACGCCCAAGGCCCAGACCCGCAGGAGGAGGGGCAAGACTCACGGCAGGAAGGCAG GGTGTGCTGTTCCAGGCCTGGAGAGTGACAGCGTGTCCAGCGTGAGCGACTACCACGGCAAAGACAAGGCTGTGCAGTCTCAGGGCAGGGAGAGCGAGCGTCCTGAGAAGATCCTGGAGAAGCTCACTCAGGAGAAGCGCAGCAGCAAACCCCAGGTCAAAACCTCCAACGACCTCTCGTCCG CATATGCTTGGAGGACACCTTTCCTCTCTAACAGAATTGCATGCACTGAAGTACAAG ACACCAGCAGTGATTTCTCCCTCTTCGAGGCTCTGAGGGAGACCATTTATTCAGAGGTGGCGACTCTGATCTCCCAGAACGAGTCCCGGCCGCACTTCCTCATCGAGCTGTTCCACGAGCTGCAGCTGCTCAACACGGACTACCTGCGTCAGAGAGCGCTGTTCGCCTTACAG GACATCGTGAGCAGACACTTGACGGAGAAGGATGTGGGGGAGGAGCCGACGGCGTCTCTGAGCTCTGCGGCCTGGGCCGCCTCCAACTCCGAGCTCACGCCCAGCGAGAGCGTGGCCACCAGCGACGCA GATGTTTCTGAAAAGAACATGGCCAAGGCGCTCCACGTGAGCAAGAACCACAACGATGACGGAGTCTCGCTGGACGACGAGAGCATCCTGTCGACCTCGTCCAACCTGGACCCGTTCGCCAGCGATGACCTGG GTCCCCCAGAAGGCCAGGACATCCTCGGGCAGATGTTCTCCGGGGTCCGCTGCCCCCAGATCGACACGCAGCAGCTGGACCGGCAGATCAAAGCCATCATGTCCGAGGTCCTGCCTTTCTTACAG GAGCACATGGAGGACGTCTGCTCCACCCAGCTCCTCACCACTATCCGCCGCATGGTGATGCAGCTCACGCAGCAGAACGACGAGAGCAAGGAGTTCGTCCGCTTCTTCCACAAGCAGCTGGGAGGCATTCTACAG GAGTCTCTGTCCAAGTTCTGTGGGAGGACGCTGAAGGAGTGTGGGGAGGATCTGCTGGTGGCCATTTCAGAAACCCTGTTCAACGAGCTGGCCTTCTTCCGCCTCATGCAGGACTTCGACTGCGGAACAGCCGCTCCTCCCAAGAGGAAATTCGGGAAGAGGGAGGGTGCCATGATGGCCAGAAGATCTGCGCCTATGACCAGG GAAAATAAATCACCGGAAGACCAGTCATTCGCAGAAGGCTTTCATGATGAGGACAAA ACGGAAATCTGTGTGGTATTGCAGGATAAGGATGACACGGAAAAGGGGAATGTCACCATCGAACCCGAGACAAAGGAGAGCCGGAGCAGCGACGCGtccgagagagaggaagaggaggaggacgatGATGATAGCGAAGGACTCCCCCTATCAATAC GCCTGTCGAAGGCGGAGACCCAGCCTCTGACCAACTACGGCAGCGGGGAGGACGAGAACGAGgacgaggagctggaggagttcCAGGCGGGGCCTGCGGACGTGCAGACCTCCCTGCAGGCCAGCAGCGACCTGGCCTCTCACCAGGAGCAG AAAACAAACGAGATCCAGGAAGACGGAAGGCACAAGGGGAAGTTTGCCGAAGGGGCTACAGAATGCTGTGAGG tgaGCAGCGCTCGGTCGGACTCAGCGGAGGGGCAGGAACAGAGCCGGCCCACAGCAGCTGCCCGCCCCGAAAACCACCCCCCCTGCCCGGGACCCAGCCAATCGCAGCCGCTCTCCCCGGAGGCCACGCCCACCTGCAGCCCCGACACCGACTCGCCCGTCATGATCAATGAGGAT GAGGTTGGCTCAGGAAATTTAAGCCAGAAGTCTGACGAAGACGATTTTGTCAAAGTGGAAGATTTACCTTTACGACTCGCTGTCTTGTCAGAG GAGCGGCTTAAAATGACCgcagaagaacaacaacaacccaaCAACGTGTCTCCAGACAAACCAGGAGGCATTGTGGGAGATTGTCAGACCGTTAAAGAAGCAG AAACGGCTGGGGCCCAAAGTGCATGA